The genomic DNA tctcctcacagtcatgtcctacgaccgctacgttgccatctgcaaacccctgcactacgggaccctcctgggcagcagagcttgtgtccacatggcagcagctgcctgggccactgggtttctcactgctctgctgcacacggccaatacattttcactgccactgtgcaagggcaatgccctggaccagttcttctgtgaaatcacccagatgctcaagctctcctgctcaaactcctaCCTCAAGGAAGTTGGgcttcttgttttcattggttttcttgttttgggatgttttattttcattgtgctgtcctatgtgcagatcttcagggccgtgctgaggatcccctctgagcagggacggcacaaagccttttccacctgcctccctcacctggccgtgctctccctgtttgtcagcactgccatgtttgcctacctgaagcccccctccatctcctccccatcccggtacctggtggtgtctgttctgtactctttggtgcctccagcagtgaaccccctcatttacagcatgaggaaccaggagctcaaggatgccctgaggaaactactTCAATACTCACTGCTTCAGGTTTATAAGGTTTGTGTTATCTCACTAGGGCTGTAATAGAAATAGCCAGAACTAGCTTTTCATCTTATGTGTCTGTATTTTTGCACTGTGcttttgctgggttttgtgttttgattCATGTCTGTAATAACATATTTCATGGCCTCCTGTGAGTTTTTTCTTGAACCAAAGACctcatgtgcatatatatatgcactcattttttttttataaactcagtAAAAAAAGCAGTAGAAAACAATTTCTCTCAGGTCCCATCTCTTCACTCCTctggagctgggggagcagccccaggatgcAGGAGGGTCCAGGAGACAAATGCTGCTCCATGGAGGAGCAACCCCGGTGGCCTTGGGGCTGCCCGTGGGCCCCTCAGTCGTCGCTCCCTCTCTCCTGCTTTCAA from Patagioenas fasciata isolate bPatFas1 chromosome 10, bPatFas1.hap1, whole genome shotgun sequence includes the following:
- the LOC136105614 gene encoding olfactory receptor 14J1-like; the encoded protein is MSNSSSITQFLLLAFTGTQELQLLHFWLFLGIYLAALLGNGLIITTIAWDQHLHTSMYFFLLNLALLDLGAISTIVPKSMANSLWDTRAISYAGCATQLFLFLFFISAEYSLLTVMSYDRYVAICKPLHYGTLLGSRACVHMAAAAWATGFLTALLHTANTFSLPLCKGNALDQFFCEITQMLKLSCSNSYLKEVGLLVFIGFLVLGCFIFIVLSYVQIFRAVLRIPSEQGRHKAFSTCLPHLAVLSLFVSTAMFAYLKPPSISSPSRYLVVSVLYSLVPPAVNPLIYSMRNQELKDALRKLLQYSLLQVYKVCVISLGL